From the genome of Ptychodera flava strain L36383 chromosome 22, AS_Pfla_20210202, whole genome shotgun sequence, one region includes:
- the LOC139123201 gene encoding nucleolar and coiled-body phosphoprotein 1-like has translation MRSSETRLLTCCQSQIHLNTDTTMDSGAPSVLHPYIYGYLVEQKLHKAAKWFKSETGTHMPDPDHPSIMEFYDTWINSPVNTKKRKLAATKQTNKKQVKQKKKAPSTKAESSDSEEETTQKPPAKKPTAKKPTAVKKPDSSSSSDSSSSSEDDDKSSAPPAAKKAKTTTKQDSSSSSSSSSSSSSSSDDEEEEVKPQQKQVKKPVTKATKKESSSSSSEDSSSEEEEKPKPSVTSGHQSLKATVSKATRKESSSSSSDESSSEDEEKSKQPVKSLKKTAKKTVVSKKVKDESSSSSSDESSDEEEIPKVPVKQTAVTKATKEDTSSSSDESSDEDDVPKKTVTKKQTPAEDSSSSSGSSDDEISFPKIKAKETVSQVKKSKILKSVKKIKKTKKDAKETSSESSSESDSEDDRQEQTTKAPVKTPPSKQTKPDSSSDSSSSESEDEKSVQKSAVQKAATKASKTESSSDSESSSSDSEDEKPVQKTKPSTKVSGRKDSSSSSDSDSSSDSSSDSSSDSEDEKPAEKKATTPKQSGKKVPPKTNKAESSSDSDSDSDSEDENPAQRKQTSKKAASALPSSKKTKAESSDSDSSSDEEEKPNTTPVKKITAKTAAAATKESSSSDSDSSSDSDSSEEEQTKKSKVVTPTATRKQTTAKKDSSSDSSSEESDSDDQKVSKTPQKKSTPTPAKRKRQESSSSSSDSSSSDSEKEEVKTSKSPKKLKSQNKKKKAESSSDSSDSSSDDEDDKKKSKPVSKVTNAVNGTKDTSDSSSESEADEKKPNKKDKGSDNKTRMTTPKMQSSIQTRPATVPQVKQKKDQTNIKTPYRRVREEEIEIDPRLQNNAFEAKRGAYGCWGERANKDLKFTKGKSFRHEKTKKKRGSYRGGVISQQVNSIKFDSD, from the exons ATGCGCAGTTCTGAAACACGACTACTCACATGCTGCCAGTCGCAGATACATTTAAACACCGACACAACGATGGATTCGGGAGCGCCAAGCGTTTTGCATCCGTATATTTACGGTTACTTAGTCGAGCAAAAACTTCACAAGGCAgcgaaatggtttaaaagtgaAACTGGAACG CATATGCCTGACCCAGATCACCCAAGCATTATGGAATTTTATGACACTTGGATAAATTCACCTGTCAATACTAAGAAAAGAAAACTAGCAGCgacaaagcaaacaaacaagaaacaggtcaaacagaaaaagaagGCACCTTCAACTAAAGCAGAAAGCTCAGACAGTGAAGAAGAAACCACTCAAAAACCACCTGCCAAGAAACCAACTGCCAAGAAACCAACTGCTGTTAAAAAACCGGATTCTTCATCCAGTTCAGATTCCTCCAGTTCATCTGAAGATGATGACAAATCATCTGCACCCCCTGCTGCAAAAAAGGCCAAgacaacaacaaaacaggatTCCAGCTCATCGTCAAGCTCATCGTCAAGTTCATCGTCAAGTTCAGATGATGAGGAAGAGGAAGTCAAGCCTCAGCAAAAACAAGTGAAGAAGCCAGTTACCAAGGCAACAAAGAAAGAATCTTCATCATCTAGCTCTGAAGATTCAAGTTCAGAGGAGGAGGAAAAACCAAAACCCTCTGTTACAAGTGGCCATCAATCACTGAAAGCCACTGTTTCCAAGGCAACCAGAAAGGAATCTTCATCGTCAAGTTCTGATGAGTCCAGCTCAGAAGATGAGGAGAAATCAAAACAGCCTGTGAAAAGTTTGAAGAAAACAGCGAAGAAAACTGTAGTTTCTAAGAAAGTCAAAGATGAATCATCATCTTCAAGTTCTGATGAGTCATCAGATGAAGAAGAGATACCTAAAGTTCCAGTGAAGCAAACTGCTGTAACCAAGGCAACAAAAGAAGACACCTCATCTAGCTCAGATGAATCGTCAGATGAGGATGATGTTCCAAAAAAGACTGTTACTAAGAAACAGACCCCTGCAGAAGATTCCTCCTCATCGTCAGGTTCTTCAGATGACGAAATATCTTTTCCAAAAATTAAAGCAAAGGAGACAGTATCACAAGTAAAGAAATCAAAGATTTTAAAATCagtcaagaaaattaaaaagaccAAAAAGGATGCAAAGGAAACATCGTCGGAATCCAGTTCAGAGAGTGATAGTGAAGATGACAGACAAGAACAGACAACAAAAGCCCCTGTAAAAACACCACCATCAAAACAAACTAAACCAGATTCAAGTTCAGATAGCAGCAGTTCAGAGAGTGAAGATGAGAAATCTGTGCAAAAAAGTGCTGTGCAAAAGGCAGCCACTAAAGCATCCAAAACTGAATCTAGCTCAGATTCTGAGAGTAGTAGTTCAGATAGCGAGGATGAAAAACCTGTCCAAAAAACCAAGCCATCAACAAAAGTATCAGGACGTAAGGACTCAAGTTCAAGTTCGGACTCAGATAGCAGTTCAGATAGCAGCTCAGATAGCAGTTCGGATAGTGAAGATGAGAAGCCAGCGGAGAAGAAGGCAACAACGCCAAAACAGTCAGGAAAGAAAGTGCCACCCAAGACAAATAAAGCAGAGTCAAGCtctgattcagattcagattcagatagTGAAGATGAAAATCCTGCACAGAGGAAGCAGACATCCAAAAAAGCTGCCAGTGCACTGCCAtcatcaaagaaaacaaaagcagaATCAAGTGACAGTGACAGTTCCTCAGATGAAGAAGAGAAGCCAAATACTACACCTGTGAAGAAAATTACCGCAAAAACAGCTGCTGCTGCCACTAAAGAATCCAGTTCTTCAGACTCTGATAGTAGCTCAGATTCGGACAGCTCAGAAgaagaacaaacaaaaaaatccaAAGTAGTTACACCTACCGCTACTCGCAAGCAAACAACGGCAAAGAAAGATTCAAGTTCTGATTCTTCAAGTGAAGAGAGCGATTCTGATGATCAAAAAGTGAGTAAAACACCACAGAAGAAATCAACACCAACACCAGCAAAAAGGAAAAGACAGGAAAGCTCATCTTCAAGTTCAGACAGTAGTAGCTCGGACTCTGAAAAGGAAGAAGTTAAAACTTCCAAAAGTCCGAAAAAATTGAAGTCTCAGAACAAAAAGAAGAAAGCAGAAAGTTCCTCTGATTCATCAGATTCAAGCTCAGATGATGAAGATGACAAAAAGAAGTCTAAACCAGTTTCCAAGGTAACAAATGCTGTGAATGGAACCAAGGATACTTCAGATAGTTCAAGTGAATCAGAGGCAGACGAAAAGAAACCTAACAAGAAA GATAAGGGCAGTGACAACAAAACTAGAATGACAACACCCAAAATGCAAAGCAGCATCCAAACAAGGCCAGCCACAGTGCCACAGGTCAAACAAAAAAAG GACCAGACAAACATCAAGACCCCATATCGCAGAGTGCGTGAagaagaaattgaaattgatCCCCGATTGCAAAACAATGCATTTGAAGCAAAG AGAGGTGCATATGGATGCTGGGGAGAGAGGGCCAATAAAGATCTCAAATTCACCAAAGGAAAGTCGTTCCGTCATGAAAAGACGAAGAAGAAACGTGGCAGTTACCGTGGTGGCGTTATCAGCCAGCAAGTCAATTCTATTAAATTTGACAGTGATTAA